The following proteins are co-located in the Verrucomicrobiota bacterium genome:
- the lpxA gene encoding acyl-ACP--UDP-N-acetylglucosamine O-acyltransferase, whose amino-acid sequence MVHPTAIIHPKAQLAPNCEIGPYCVIGEHVVLGEGCRLHSHVVIDGHTTLGRANEVFPFASLGLQTQDLKWKGGITRTQIGDENTFREYVTIHSATGDGEVTVVGSHNHILAYSHIAHNVILGNHIIMSNVATLAGHVTVEDHAVIGGLAAVHQFCRIGKMAIIGGCSKVVQDVPPFMLADGNPAETRTINKVGLERNGVSDEAQAALKQAFKILFRDGLTVSNALDRIEAELPPLPEILHLVRFARSSERGLSK is encoded by the coding sequence ATGGTTCACCCCACCGCGATCATTCATCCGAAAGCTCAGCTTGCCCCGAACTGCGAAATCGGCCCCTACTGCGTCATCGGCGAGCATGTCGTGCTCGGGGAGGGTTGCCGGTTGCACTCCCACGTCGTGATCGACGGCCACACGACCCTGGGCCGCGCCAACGAGGTTTTTCCCTTTGCGAGTCTCGGCCTGCAGACGCAGGACCTCAAATGGAAAGGCGGCATTACGCGCACGCAGATTGGGGACGAAAACACGTTCCGCGAATACGTCACGATCCACAGTGCCACCGGTGACGGCGAAGTCACGGTCGTCGGTTCACACAATCACATCCTCGCTTACAGCCACATCGCTCACAATGTGATCCTGGGAAACCACATCATCATGTCCAACGTCGCCACGCTGGCCGGCCATGTGACCGTGGAAGATCACGCTGTAATCGGCGGTCTGGCCGCGGTCCACCAATTCTGCCGGATCGGAAAGATGGCGATCATCGGAGGTTGTTCCAAAGTCGTGCAGGACGTGCCGCCGTTCATGTTGGCCGATGGCAACCCGGCGGAGACGCGCACCATTAACAAGGTCGGCCTGGAGCGCAACGGGGTCTCCGACGAAGCGCAGGCGGCGTTGAAGCAGGCGTTCAAAATCCTCTTCCGCGACGGACTGACTGTGTCGAACGCCCTGGATCGGATCGAAGCGGAATTGCCGCCGCTGCCGGAGATCCTGCACCTGGTTCGTTTCGCCCGATCGAGCGAGCGCGGACTCAGCAAGTGA